A region from the Melospiza georgiana isolate bMelGeo1 chromosome 10, bMelGeo1.pri, whole genome shotgun sequence genome encodes:
- the MRPL44 gene encoding large ribosomal subunit protein mL44, translated as MAARLLLRAARPLLAGAGRGTGLGTAFSTAPPPEKKRWLRAYQELQRLQAPPQRRSEKPNWDYHAEIQAFSHRVQENFALDLLKTAFVNPCYIESEEARRRQLGLDKDAVALQLQDNTGLAERGLRFARAYLARCFEGAYPELPAKGVEALVNFLTSRELVSYVAQNLSIQDLALCRDFPAPPDVLQRTFLAVIGALLESSGPERTGIFVRDFFIPQLIGKDLFEIWEVVNPMGLLLEELTKRNVSAPEPRITRQLGVSTVLPVYFVGLYCDKKMLAEGPGETLLAAEEEAARVALRKLYGYTENRRPWDYSKPKQGLAAEKETNKEKAISSN; from the exons ATGGCCGCGCGGCTGCTCCTgcgggcggcgcggccgctcctggccggggccgggcggggcacCGGGCTCGGCACCGCGTTCAGCACCGCGCCGCCCCCCGAAAAGAAGCGCTGGCTCCGGGCGTACCAGGAGCTGCAGCGGCTGCAGGCGCCTCCGCAGCGGCG GTCCGAGAAGCCCAACTGGGATTACCACGCGGAGATCCAGGCCTTCAGCCACCGGGTGCAGGAAAACTTCGCCCTGGACCTTCTCAAGACTGCGTTTGTTAACCCCTGCTACATCGAGAGCGAGGAGGCGAGGCGCcggcagctggggctggacaAGGACGCGGTGGCTCTTCAGCTGCAGGACAACACCGGCCTTGCGGAGCGAGGGCTGCGCTTCGCCCGCGCCTACCTGGCGCGATGCTTTGAAGGCGCCTACCCAGAGTTACCTGCAAAGGGCGTAGAAGCACTGGTTAATTTTCTGACCAGTCGCGAACTTGTCTCTTATGTGGCTCAAAACCTGTCCATACAGGACCTGGCGCTCTGCAGGGATTTTCCTGCCCCTCCAGACGTGCTGCAGAGGACGTTCCTCGCTGTGATAGGAgccctgctggaaagcagcgGGCCTGAGAGAACCGGGATCTTTGTCAGG GACTTTTTTATTCCGCAgctgattggaaaagacctgtttGAGATCTGGGAAGTTGTAAATCCTATGGGCTTACTGCTGGAAGAACTGACCAAGAGGAATGTCTCTGCTCCAGAACCAAGAATTACCAGGCAGCTGGGAGTCAGCACAGTCCTGCCAGTCTACTTTGTTGGGTTGTACTG TGATAAGAAGATGTTAGCTGAAGGCCCTGGTGAAacactgctggctgcagaggaggaggctgcacGAGTGGCACTGCGGAAGCTCTATGGGTACACAGAGAACAGGAGACCTTGGGATTACTCCAAACCCAAACAAGGATTGGCagctgaaaaggaaacaaacaaggaaaaggCAATCAGCAGTAACTAG